One part of the Deltaproteobacteria bacterium genome encodes these proteins:
- a CDS encoding hemerythrin family protein → MSLMTWKTEYSVGVTKFDTQHKRLIDLLNTLHDAMMKGQGQGALEPTLAELIRYTQTHFEDEEKAFAAAGYPESFQHRQEHQALIKQVADIKKRFDAGEIALSLVTTAFLQDWLQNHILGTDKRYGPFLNQHGIR, encoded by the coding sequence ATGAGTCTCATGACTTGGAAGACCGAGTATTCGGTCGGCGTCACGAAGTTCGATACCCAGCACAAGCGTCTGATCGATCTGCTCAACACCCTGCACGACGCGATGATGAAGGGCCAGGGTCAGGGTGCGCTGGAGCCGACGCTGGCCGAGCTGATTCGCTACACGCAGACGCATTTCGAGGACGAAGAGAAGGCGTTCGCGGCGGCGGGGTATCCGGAGTCGTTCCAGCACCGGCAGGAACATCAGGCGCTGATCAAGCAGGTGGCGGACATCAAGAAGCGGTTCGACGCGGGCGAAATCGCGCTTTCGCTGGTGACGACGGCATTCCTGCAGGACTGGCTGCAAAACCACATCCTCGGCACCGACAAACGTTACGGACCGTTCCTGAACCAGCACGGCATCCGCTGA